Proteins found in one Clostridia bacterium genomic segment:
- a CDS encoding ATP-binding protein — MDYSLDEKEKVNSFYKFRLDEKVDFIEDYDCEFKEIRGPDPNNSINSTISEYTASFLNGRGGRLYFGIANDRVVKGVLINKDKVDEINRTIYSNLASIQPPISPNFFDIIYHPVVDKYNKPIENLYIIEIVIPLSPDKKTIYFVKGNELHVRVKGVKKKLIGTEISSYIIGKYSSLEDE; from the coding sequence ATAGATTACTCACTTGATGAAAAAGAAAAAGTTAATAGTTTTTACAAATTTAGACTTGATGAAAAAGTAGACTTTATTGAAGATTATGATTGTGAATTCAAAGAAATAAGAGGACCAGATCCTAATAATTCAATAAATAGCACTATTTCCGAGTATACAGCTTCTTTTTTAAATGGTAGAGGTGGCAGACTTTACTTTGGTATTGCAAATGATAGAGTAGTAAAGGGAGTCCTAATAAATAAGGATAAAGTTGATGAAATTAATAGAACAATTTACTCAAATTTAGCTAGTATACAACCTCCTATTTCTCCTAACTTTTTTGACATCATATACCACCCAGTAGTTGATAAATATAACAAGCCAATAGAAAACCTTTATATAATAGAAATTGTCATACCCCTTTCACCTGATAAAAAAACAATATATTTCGTTAAAGGAAATGAACTTCATGTTAGAGTTAAAGGTGTAAAAAAGAAATTAATAGGAACAGAAATCTCTTCTTACATTATAGGTAAATATAGTAGTCTTGAAGATGAATAA
- a CDS encoding tetratricopeptide repeat protein produces MEWIKYLSIIIVSIVLLIILLVYKKPLVKMLTSVASTKRFEKTKDGFKIEVGGSESDDTLLLPSSRKEIINKDIVENNCVNDECDHIGDGDKPFDWISHYMNKDYDIAIKVLERLIDKAEDSKEVADNEYIIGLCLLKKDFNSGYRKLNSFAEKYPSDSRPYLALSSEYLLCKLPNEAINILDLGISKIKDNCRILKRKVEVLTELERFPEALDIISMLAEHYPNDIECNTLKADIYIKKNDLDNAYASYNMALMKNPSDENLLKVYAAFLYNSNKKEEALSIYKRMIELYPKNENYIGLLGNTYLDLNFYNKALECYEKANELANNNQSWIIANIGNAYKNKGFYSKALECFTAALRIDPDSEYTHNRISTTYEAIREEEKRELDMINTVMKTRTNNTRVLNSEDTNIKA; encoded by the coding sequence ATGGAATGGATAAAATATTTATCGATTATCATCGTTTCTATTGTTCTATTAATAATTTTATTAGTTTATAAGAAGCCTTTAGTGAAAATGTTAACCAGTGTTGCCTCGACAAAAAGATTTGAAAAAACCAAAGATGGTTTTAAAATAGAAGTTGGAGGCTCAGAAAGTGATGATACGTTATTATTACCATCTAGTAGAAAAGAAATTATTAATAAAGATATTGTAGAAAATAATTGTGTTAATGATGAATGTGATCATATAGGTGATGGAGATAAACCATTTGATTGGATATCCCATTATATGAATAAAGACTATGATATTGCAATTAAAGTATTAGAAAGACTAATAGACAAAGCTGAAGATTCAAAAGAAGTAGCAGATAATGAGTATATTATAGGTTTATGTTTGTTAAAAAAAGATTTTAATTCAGGATATAGAAAATTAAATTCTTTTGCTGAGAAATATCCAAGTGATTCAAGACCATATTTGGCATTATCATCAGAATACTTATTATGCAAATTACCTAATGAGGCAATTAACATACTTGATTTAGGCATAAGTAAAATAAAAGATAATTGTAGAATACTGAAAAGAAAAGTAGAAGTTTTAACAGAGCTAGAAAGATTCCCGGAGGCATTAGATATAATAAGTATGCTTGCCGAACATTACCCTAACGATATTGAATGTAACACGCTTAAAGCTGATATTTATATTAAGAAGAATGACTTAGACAATGCTTATGCAAGCTATAATATGGCATTAATGAAAAATCCAAGTGATGAAAATCTTTTAAAAGTTTATGCAGCATTTCTTTATAATAGCAATAAAAAAGAAGAGGCGTTATCTATTTATAAACGTATGATTGAATTATATCCTAAAAATGAGAATTATATAGGCCTACTGGGCAATACATATTTAGATTTGAACTTTTATAATAAAGCATTAGAATGTTATGAAAAAGCCAATGAATTAGCTAATAATAATCAATCATGGATTATTGCTAACATAGGAAATGCTTATAAAAACAAAGGTTTTTATTCCAAAGCTTTGGAATGTTTTACTGCTGCCTTACGTATTGATCCGGATTCAGAATACACACATAACAGAATTTCTACTACATATGAAGCTATTAGGGAAGAAGAAAAGAGGGAGTTAGATATGATTAATACAGTAATGAAAACACGGACAAATAATACTCGAGTCTTAAATAGTGAGGACACTAATATTAAAGCTTAG
- a CDS encoding DUF262 domain-containing protein has translation MSFQVPITISEAMENIENHYYLLPAIQREFVWNYEKVERLFDSIMQNYPISSFLFWRIEGETKNRYKYYSFLKEYRELFRTQSDEFGTEGLHDFYAVLDGQQRLTSLYIGLKGSYAHKKPRVFWKDTEDNIPTRYLYLNIESAVSNQEDGRIYDFRFLTLDEFEFDSGHKKWFKVGKILDLKDNFEFNKYLDTYGYKDSEFTYKALSTLHNVIHSKQLINYFLEKEQNIEKALNIFIRINSGGEPLDYSDLLISIAIAHWENLDAKKEFQKLIESIRDEGFFITKDFILRVYLVLHSDNIKFRVSNFQADSAKQFEEKWDEIKSVIKTSFALLRSFGFTENTLTSKNAIIPIIYYLYHKDIYKDFVKSKLMQSDRRIIQRWINLVLLQRVFGRSSDTILSLLRNVIKSYLSLPWFPYEETVSKLIDSGYISTDEKYLSEILYTQKDDNYTFSILSLLYPHLDYKNNDFHKDHIHPESCFNINHLTNIGITNDDDIKFYLDKNHYNSILNLQLIDSRENESKKDKTLVDWVTKENIDIQKQLIPNCLRIEDFKIFIEQRKTLLLKKLKDIL, from the coding sequence ATGTCATTTCAAGTGCCAATAACAATAAGTGAAGCTATGGAGAACATTGAAAACCATTACTATTTGTTACCAGCAATCCAAAGAGAATTTGTCTGGAACTACGAAAAGGTTGAGAGACTTTTTGATTCTATTATGCAAAATTATCCGATAAGCTCCTTTTTATTTTGGAGAATAGAAGGAGAAACAAAAAACCGTTATAAGTATTACAGTTTTTTGAAAGAATATCGAGAATTGTTTAGGACGCAAAGCGATGAATTCGGAACTGAAGGATTGCATGATTTTTATGCTGTTTTAGATGGACAACAGAGGCTTACTTCTCTATATATTGGGTTAAAGGGTAGCTACGCACATAAAAAGCCAAGAGTTTTCTGGAAAGATACAGAAGATAATATACCTACAAGATATCTTTACTTAAATATTGAATCTGCAGTAAGCAATCAAGAAGATGGTAGAATATATGACTTTAGATTTCTTACTTTAGATGAGTTCGAGTTTGATAGTGGTCATAAAAAGTGGTTTAAGGTTGGTAAGATACTTGATTTGAAGGATAATTTTGAATTCAACAAATACTTAGATACATATGGATATAAGGATAGCGAATTTACTTATAAGGCACTTTCAACATTACATAATGTCATTCACTCAAAACAATTAATAAATTATTTTCTAGAAAAGGAACAAAATATTGAAAAGGCGTTAAATATATTTATTAGAATAAATAGTGGTGGTGAGCCTTTAGATTATTCGGATTTATTAATATCTATAGCGATAGCACACTGGGAAAATTTAGATGCAAAAAAAGAATTTCAAAAACTTATAGAATCTATCAGAGATGAAGGGTTCTTTATAACAAAAGACTTCATTTTAAGAGTCTATTTAGTTTTACATAGTGATAATATTAAATTCAGGGTTAGTAACTTCCAGGCTGATAGTGCAAAACAGTTTGAAGAAAAATGGGATGAAATAAAAAGTGTAATTAAAACATCGTTCGCTTTACTCAGATCTTTTGGCTTCACAGAAAACACATTAACATCAAAAAATGCAATTATACCGATAATCTATTATTTATATCATAAGGATATTTATAAAGATTTTGTGAAATCAAAATTAATGCAAAGTGATAGACGTATCATTCAAAGATGGATTAACTTAGTATTGTTACAGAGAGTGTTTGGGCGCTCTTCGGATACCATACTTTCATTATTAAGAAATGTTATTAAAAGCTATCTTAGTTTGCCTTGGTTTCCATATGAAGAAACAGTTTCTAAATTAATAGATAGTGGCTATATCAGCACAGACGAAAAGTATTTAAGTGAGATATTATATACTCAAAAAGATGATAATTATACATTTTCAATTTTATCATTACTGTATCCACATCTTGATTATAAAAATAATGATTTTCATAAAGACCACATTCACCCGGAAAGCTGTTTTAATATCAACCATTTAACCAACATTGGGATTACAAATGATGATGATATAAAATTTTACTTAGATAAAAATCATTATAATAGTATACTTAACTTGCAGCTTATTGATTCAAGAGAAAATGAATCTAAAAAGGATAAAACGCTAGTTGATTGGGTAACTAAGGAAAATATTGATATACAAAAGCAATTAATTCCAAATTGTTTAAGGATCGAAGATTTTAAAATTTTCATAGAACAAAGAAAGACACTTTTATTAAAGAAACTAAAGGATATACTATAA
- a CDS encoding dipeptidase, with the protein MVRKRKCTLCMVLCIVLLVSFTTTYATPATVGNAAEIHSDATVVDTHSDTLLNIIDRTTWLPASNIGNETDFQLDIPKMQQGGVDVQTFGAYTGGYAIPTGGQDFTRGNSRILALINALKWTLDNNPDTIEQPLTLKDIEKIEHSGRIAALSSIEGAYSLNEDTGIELLRQYYDLGVRMLALNWSNSNALGEGVNNKYKDGTPSSGGLTELGREVIREMNKLGMIVDVSHMNEATFWETIEASEAPVIASHSCVYNIANQVRNLKDDQIKAIADGGGVIQVNFYNLFLGNPATVTTKDLVDHIDYIVNLVGIDYVGLGSDFDGADMPIDLQNVSFVPNITKELLERGYIKSDIEKILGGNSLRLFKEVWGKAAENENSGAAPIIEPSIAMGEIISTATPTLTAAVSTDKGSKLDIDSLKLIVDGNVYTPEFDETTGTMSIAVTEPLKEKFHVVTFEAANHSGKTTREARIFCIQ; encoded by the coding sequence ATGGTGAGAAAGAGAAAATGTACTTTATGTATGGTTCTATGTATAGTTCTTCTCGTTAGTTTCACAACTACTTACGCTACTCCTGCTACAGTTGGAAACGCAGCAGAGATACATAGTGATGCAACAGTGGTGGATACTCATTCAGACACATTACTAAACATTATAGACCGTACTACATGGCTTCCCGCTTCAAACATTGGCAATGAAACAGATTTCCAGTTGGACATACCAAAGATGCAGCAAGGTGGAGTCGATGTACAGACCTTCGGTGCATATACTGGTGGGTATGCTATTCCTACTGGGGGACAGGACTTTACCAGGGGAAACAGCCGCATACTGGCTCTTATCAATGCCCTGAAATGGACACTGGATAACAATCCGGACACCATAGAGCAGCCGTTAACCCTCAAAGATATCGAAAAAATTGAACATTCTGGAAGGATTGCTGCATTATCCAGCATCGAAGGAGCCTATTCACTCAATGAGGATACAGGAATTGAGTTGTTAAGGCAGTACTATGACCTTGGTGTGAGGATGTTAGCGCTTAATTGGAGCAATTCCAACGCACTAGGCGAAGGTGTAAACAATAAATACAAGGATGGCACACCTTCTTCAGGCGGTCTGACAGAGCTTGGCAGGGAAGTAATAAGAGAAATGAACAAGCTGGGTATGATTGTGGATGTATCCCATATGAATGAGGCAACCTTCTGGGAAACTATAGAAGCTTCGGAAGCACCAGTAATCGCCAGCCATTCTTGCGTATACAACATAGCAAACCAAGTCCGCAACCTGAAGGATGATCAGATAAAGGCTATAGCAGATGGGGGCGGTGTAATCCAAGTCAATTTTTATAATCTGTTTTTAGGAAATCCCGCAACTGTTACGACCAAAGATCTGGTTGACCATATCGATTACATAGTAAACCTGGTAGGGATTGATTATGTGGGACTTGGCTCTGACTTTGATGGAGCAGACATGCCGATAGACCTCCAGAATGTATCCTTTGTGCCTAATATCACAAAAGAATTGCTTGAAAGAGGGTATATAAAGAGTGATATAGAGAAGATACTTGGCGGGAACTCTTTAAGGTTATTCAAGGAAGTTTGGGGAAAAGCCGCAGAGAATGAAAATAGCGGAGCAGCCCCAATTATTGAACCTTCAATAGCAATGGGGGAAATAATTAGTACTGCAACTCCTACACTAACTGCAGCAGTAAGTACTGACAAAGGCTCCAAGCTTGATATTGACAGCTTGAAGCTAATAGTGGATGGAAATGTATATACTCCTGAATTTGATGAGACAACGGGAACTATGAGCATAGCTGTTACAGAGCCATTAAAGGAAAAATTCCATGTTGTAACCTTTGAAGCAGCAAATCATAGCGGCAAGACTACAAGGGAAGCCAGAATTTTTTGCATTCAGTAG
- a CDS encoding protein kinase yields MKEVVSAIERYQPLWGFWRVEELIGQGGGCEVYRAYKEEWGKRYISTVKLMSFSIGKSDIKEAQDIGIDEASMPEYFKSMVGSILNEIELMYKLRGNSNIVIYEDHAIYQKKGELGWDVLIRMEFLQPLPDFLISRELGKSEVAKLGIDICKALEACGREGIIHRDIKDSSIYVSTKGEFKLGGFSLAKELLKGGRTALAQFNPLYMAPELYKEQSYDSSVDIYSLGIVMYKLLNRGRLPFLPLPPDNITVDDTEKSIAGRMAGEELPLPVDAGENLGAIILKACSYDKKDRYKSPNELRQKLERFLKADARSAKGDGLAINSTAECAAGKADYEEAQIAVDKGGADARAAYAQELEKIAVVELVASIDKMNNAKKRARKRFIVSVATGIIAMTLAFTLAFINAYEFKPPIKETATDIIKITPLPTTTTTTTPALAPQPVMGKSGEEYFKMGLGYMKSKQYGLALSAFEESKRLGYESGKVDSQIKTVRNYLKVQKLYKEATDYYVRNDYERAITAFAELAKIDAGYSSSAQYADSFFQLAGKHNLLGVQYFNEGKLEQGENEFDKALNKLESMKACISNYDQEQYSKLKTAYLGNKNRILEKAEKVYECFKLADECNKTGVNYFSQGKYDKAKLEFEKAVKYMDEIRLLVPKYSANGYDGLVQIYEGNLRRTE; encoded by the coding sequence ATGAAGGAAGTTGTCAGTGCTATAGAAAGATATCAGCCGCTGTGGGGCTTCTGGAGAGTGGAGGAGCTTATAGGCCAGGGGGGTGGCTGTGAAGTATACAGGGCGTATAAGGAAGAATGGGGCAAAAGGTATATCTCTACTGTTAAGCTAATGAGCTTTTCCATTGGCAAGAGCGATATTAAGGAAGCACAAGATATAGGTATTGATGAGGCATCAATGCCGGAATATTTTAAAAGCATGGTGGGCAGCATCCTTAACGAAATTGAGCTGATGTACAAATTAAGGGGAAACAGCAACATTGTAATTTATGAAGACCATGCAATTTATCAGAAGAAAGGTGAATTAGGCTGGGATGTACTGATAAGGATGGAGTTCCTTCAGCCATTGCCGGATTTTCTGATAAGCCGGGAGCTTGGAAAGAGCGAGGTGGCAAAGCTTGGAATTGATATATGCAAGGCCCTGGAGGCATGCGGCAGGGAAGGCATAATACACAGGGACATCAAGGATTCCAGCATATATGTATCAACTAAAGGAGAATTCAAGCTGGGCGGCTTCAGTCTGGCAAAGGAGCTCTTAAAGGGCGGAAGGACGGCTCTGGCTCAATTCAACCCCTTATACATGGCTCCTGAGCTATATAAGGAACAGAGCTATGATTCTTCAGTAGATATATACTCACTGGGAATTGTCATGTACAAATTACTTAACAGAGGGAGACTGCCATTTTTGCCTCTGCCCCCGGACAATATTACTGTTGATGATACAGAAAAATCCATAGCTGGCAGGATGGCAGGAGAAGAATTGCCATTGCCTGTAGATGCAGGCGAGAACCTGGGGGCGATAATTCTAAAGGCATGCAGCTATGATAAAAAGGATAGGTATAAGTCACCCAATGAGTTGAGGCAAAAGCTGGAGCGCTTCTTGAAAGCGGATGCAAGGTCTGCAAAGGGAGATGGCTTGGCAATAAACAGCACAGCTGAATGCGCAGCAGGAAAAGCTGATTATGAAGAGGCCCAGATAGCTGTAGATAAAGGAGGAGCCGATGCACGGGCAGCATATGCGCAGGAGCTTGAAAAGATAGCAGTAGTCGAGCTTGTTGCATCGATAGATAAAATGAATAATGCAAAAAAACGCGCGAGAAAGAGATTTATAGTCTCAGTTGCCACCGGGATTATAGCGATGACACTGGCATTTACTTTAGCATTTATTAATGCATATGAGTTTAAACCACCTATAAAAGAGACAGCAACTGATATTATAAAGATTACTCCTTTACCGACTACAACGACAACAACAACTCCAGCCCTAGCCCCTCAGCCTGTTATGGGAAAAAGCGGGGAGGAATATTTCAAGATGGGCTTGGGATATATGAAGAGTAAGCAATATGGGCTGGCCCTTTCTGCTTTTGAAGAATCAAAAAGGCTGGGATACGAAAGCGGTAAGGTGGACAGTCAGATCAAGACTGTAAGAAACTATTTGAAAGTGCAGAAGCTTTATAAAGAAGCAACAGATTATTATGTACGGAATGACTATGAAAGAGCTATTACAGCTTTTGCAGAGCTGGCTAAAATTGATGCCGGTTACAGCAGCTCTGCCCAGTATGCCGATTCCTTCTTTCAGCTTGCCGGGAAGCATAACTTATTGGGGGTGCAATACTTCAATGAAGGCAAACTGGAGCAGGGAGAAAATGAATTTGATAAAGCCTTGAACAAGCTGGAATCCATGAAAGCATGTATAAGTAATTACGATCAAGAGCAGTATTCCAAACTGAAGACTGCATATCTGGGGAACAAAAATAGAATATTGGAAAAGGCTGAAAAGGTATATGAATGCTTTAAATTAGCTGATGAGTGCAATAAAACTGGAGTAAATTACTTTAGTCAAGGAAAGTATGATAAGGCAAAGTTGGAATTTGAGAAGGCAGTAAAGTATATGGACGAAATAAGGCTGCTGGTACCGAAATACTCAGCCAATGGATATGACGGCTTAGTGCAGATTTATGAGGGAAACTTGAGGCGTACAGAGTAA
- a CDS encoding class II SORL domain-containing protein: MNALSQLIQSGDWKGEKHVPVIHCPEKVKLDTPFEIKVSIGDAVPHPNTFEHHIVWIKVFFQPEGSKFPTEVASFRFSAHGEGETFTDPVGLTQIKIKKSGTIYAMSYCNIHGLWENSKQISLEE; the protein is encoded by the coding sequence ATCAATGCATTAAGCCAATTGATTCAATCAGGCGACTGGAAGGGCGAAAAACATGTGCCAGTGATTCACTGCCCGGAAAAGGTAAAACTCGATACTCCCTTTGAAATAAAGGTGTCAATCGGTGACGCTGTACCCCATCCAAATACCTTCGAGCACCACATAGTGTGGATTAAAGTATTTTTCCAGCCAGAAGGCTCAAAATTCCCAACCGAAGTGGCTAGTTTCAGGTTCTCCGCTCATGGAGAAGGGGAGACCTTTACGGATCCGGTAGGACTGACTCAGATTAAGATCAAAAAGTCCGGTACCATCTATGCAATGTCATATTGCAATATCCATGGGCTATGGGAAAATAGCAAGCAAATAAGTCTGGAAGAGTAA
- a CDS encoding PhzF family phenazine biosynthesis protein: MKSIKIKQVDAFTSIPFGGNPAGVVTDASGVTDDVKQKIAKEMNLSETAFVSTSRVADFKVQFFTPRFEVDLCGHATIGTFSALYEEGKLDLGKDIFYQETKAGVLPVELMSINNEKVFMMTQATPKFESLDLSKSEVAELLGLNEGELLDIPAMKVSTGIWWLVFGIKTLDKLMNAKPDLKAVERISEKYKLIGITPFCLEVLDQKYSYHMRAIAPFVGIAEDPVCGTGNGSVASYIIQNKLVECDEAIDLIGEEGQEVGRPGCVYVNISKQNSEIQRVKVGGTAVTVLDGELRY, from the coding sequence ATGAAAAGTATTAAAATCAAGCAGGTAGATGCATTTACGTCTATACCTTTTGGAGGTAATCCTGCCGGGGTTGTCACAGATGCCTCAGGTGTAACTGATGATGTTAAACAGAAAATTGCTAAAGAAATGAACCTTTCTGAAACTGCTTTTGTTTCTACTTCAAGGGTTGCTGATTTTAAGGTACAGTTTTTCACACCCAGATTTGAAGTGGACTTATGTGGTCATGCCACAATAGGCACATTTTCAGCACTTTATGAAGAAGGAAAGCTGGATTTGGGCAAAGATATATTTTATCAGGAAACTAAGGCTGGTGTATTGCCTGTAGAATTGATGAGTATCAACAATGAAAAAGTGTTTATGATGACGCAAGCTACCCCTAAATTTGAAAGCCTTGATTTAAGCAAAAGTGAAGTTGCAGAGCTCTTAGGCTTGAATGAAGGTGAATTGCTGGATATACCGGCTATGAAAGTTAGTACCGGGATATGGTGGCTGGTGTTTGGGATAAAAACACTGGATAAGCTTATGAATGCAAAGCCTGATTTGAAAGCTGTTGAAAGGATAAGTGAGAAGTATAAGCTGATAGGAATTACTCCTTTCTGTCTTGAAGTATTGGACCAGAAATATAGTTATCATATGAGAGCAATTGCTCCCTTTGTTGGAATTGCCGAGGATCCTGTTTGTGGTACCGGCAACGGAAGCGTAGCTTCTTATATAATACAGAATAAACTTGTAGAATGCGATGAAGCTATCGATTTGATTGGAGAAGAAGGACAGGAAGTTGGCAGACCAGGTTGTGTATATGTGAATATTTCAAAACAGAACAGCGAAATACAGAGAGTAAAGGTAGGCGGCACAGCTGTTACTGTTTTGGATGGAGAATTGAGGTACTAG
- a CDS encoding MarR family transcriptional regulator has product MRKLSLMSKMGIVFLTWRRALQKELVPHKITLNQQYVLNQLTKREFLYPSQIADMLFCDRPTATVIIKNIEREKWVRREKDIENAKQIRIYITEEGRQKLASLKGASGPEDMALYDPLMCLTDKEKEQLDTLLTKVLSNLKENKDNHI; this is encoded by the coding sequence ATGCGCAAACTGTCTTTAATGTCTAAAATGGGAATAGTATTTCTTACGTGGAGGCGCGCTCTTCAGAAGGAGTTGGTTCCACATAAGATAACTCTGAACCAGCAGTATGTCTTGAACCAGTTAACAAAACGAGAGTTCCTTTACCCCTCCCAGATTGCCGATATGCTTTTCTGCGATCGCCCGACTGCTACAGTCATCATTAAGAACATAGAGCGGGAAAAATGGGTTAGAAGGGAAAAGGACATAGAAAATGCAAAGCAGATTAGGATTTACATCACTGAAGAAGGTAGACAGAAGCTTGCTTCCTTGAAAGGTGCATCCGGTCCTGAAGATATGGCCCTCTATGACCCGCTTATGTGTCTTACCGATAAGGAAAAAGAACAGCTTGATACTCTTCTGACTAAAGTACTGTCCAATCTGAAAGAAAATAAAGACAATCATATATAA
- a CDS encoding nitroreductase family protein has protein sequence MDFYKVVNSRRTVRDFQEKEIELEVIKRIIDAGLKAPSNDHLRQWEFILLNDRAARSNLIEQLNESYTEEEATELVNRRGYADEYQREMYIDANQKQYSMLVNSGCLIIPCMRQKTPLLEPSKLSSLNGLAAMWCCIENILLAAASEGIYGVTRIPCLDGETKHIKNRLGIPEDYEVPCYIALGYPDESARKIRQHSIKAEERMHFNKW, from the coding sequence ATGGATTTTTATAAAGTCGTTAATTCCAGGAGAACAGTCAGAGATTTCCAAGAGAAGGAAATAGAGCTTGAAGTAATTAAAAGAATTATTGATGCGGGGCTCAAGGCACCCTCCAACGATCATTTGCGCCAGTGGGAATTCATACTGTTAAATGACCGGGCAGCCAGATCAAATCTGATAGAGCAATTGAATGAAAGCTATACCGAGGAAGAAGCAACAGAATTGGTGAATAGAAGGGGATATGCCGATGAATATCAGCGTGAAATGTATATTGATGCAAACCAAAAGCAGTATAGCATGCTTGTAAATTCCGGATGTCTTATCATACCATGCATGCGCCAGAAAACGCCGCTTCTGGAACCTTCTAAACTGTCCTCATTAAATGGGCTGGCTGCAATGTGGTGCTGTATTGAGAACATACTGCTTGCTGCAGCAAGCGAAGGCATATATGGCGTAACACGAATCCCCTGCCTGGATGGAGAGACCAAGCATATAAAAAATAGACTAGGCATACCAGAAGACTATGAAGTTCCTTGCTATATAGCATTGGGTTATCCAGACGAGAGTGCCAGAAAAATCAGACAGCACTCTATAAAGGCGGAGGAAAGGATGCATTTCAATAAGTGGTAA
- a CDS encoding dehydrogenase, translated as MKVAILGAGVTGLACALECERLGVYADLYERDHTVGWVWPSVNYWPSIFFRDTGDIIDYLKKEYKMDLNPIGECKNIVLKSPNQTASIDGKLGYFIARGKGEESIESQLRRFLRKTVVHFNSNVDYKELSKNYDWVVVTTGNDIVARDLGIWEDEGLVRIMGGVALGDFNQESASLYLDTSYTGSGYARLTPFSSTQAIVGLYTIGCDEFDSERLYSAFLQKEGLTNLEFLYKLLPPPFSTGKVRKFQVRNILLAGRAAGLTERLLGVGAPEGIISGILAARAIINNEDYTKQVEKVRNHVENISSFRKIIEKFDNNDYDKLIAALDTPGIKQIIYNTNIDFADMAGRIIKHVTK; from the coding sequence ATGAAAGTAGCAATCCTTGGTGCTGGCGTTACAGGCCTTGCATGTGCACTCGAGTGTGAAAGACTTGGGGTGTATGCTGACCTTTATGAACGAGACCATACAGTTGGATGGGTATGGCCATCTGTGAATTATTGGCCAAGCATATTTTTTAGAGATACCGGTGACATAATTGACTATCTTAAAAAAGAGTACAAAATGGACCTAAATCCAATCGGTGAATGCAAGAACATTGTATTAAAGTCGCCAAATCAGACTGCTAGTATTGATGGTAAACTAGGCTACTTTATTGCCAGGGGCAAAGGTGAGGAATCAATAGAGTCGCAATTGAGGAGATTTTTAAGAAAGACTGTAGTTCATTTCAATAGTAACGTGGATTATAAAGAACTGTCTAAAAATTATGATTGGGTCGTAGTAACAACTGGAAATGATATAGTAGCCAGAGATTTAGGGATATGGGAAGATGAAGGATTAGTCCGTATAATGGGCGGTGTCGCGTTAGGAGATTTTAATCAAGAATCAGCGAGCCTTTATCTTGATACCAGTTATACTGGTTCCGGTTATGCCAGATTAACGCCTTTTAGCTCAACACAAGCAATAGTTGGGTTGTATACAATCGGATGTGATGAATTTGATTCAGAAAGGTTGTATTCTGCGTTCTTACAGAAAGAAGGTTTAACTAACTTAGAATTCTTGTATAAATTACTTCCCCCACCATTTTCAACAGGAAAAGTAAGAAAGTTTCAAGTTCGCAATATACTTCTTGCGGGGAGAGCAGCTGGGCTAACAGAGAGATTGCTTGGTGTCGGAGCTCCAGAGGGGATAATAAGTGGGATCTTGGCAGCAAGGGCCATCATTAATAATGAGGATTACACAAAACAGGTAGAGAAAGTAAGGAATCATGTAGAAAACATATCCAGTTTTAGAAAAATTATTGAGAAATTTGATAATAACGATTATGACAAGCTTATAGCAGCTTTAGATACGCCAGGAATAAAGCAAATTATATATAATACAAATATAGATTTTGCTGATATGGCAGGTAGAATAATAAAGCATGTGACAAAATAG